The Manihot esculenta cultivar AM560-2 chromosome 11, M.esculenta_v8, whole genome shotgun sequence genome includes a region encoding these proteins:
- the LOC110626438 gene encoding protein COFACTOR ASSEMBLY OF COMPLEX C SUBUNIT B CCB1, chloroplastic: protein MAAAAKIASPHPLPYPLSSISLPSKLNTKELTRHHPQLWLGQGRAPTRHNRQVLRVSLQEHVSSSYLFMEQLQLHHHYYQNQDSMFLLAESVGYSLASYYTSLGLFVISVPGLWSLIKRSVKSKIVQKTFIGEGEGKKAPNQVAGEILSFFTRNNFVVTDRGETITFEGMMVPSRGQAALLTFCTCISLASVALVLTITFPDFGNNWFWITILSPLAGAYYWKRASRKEQIKVKMMVADDGTLTEIVVQGDDQQVDQMRKELQLSEKGMVYVKGLFER, encoded by the exons ATGGCAGCAGCAGCTAAGATAGCATCACCTCATCCACTTCCATATCCTTTATCTTCCATTTCTCTGCCTTCAAAATTGAACACCAAGGAACTCACCCGCCACCACCCCCAACTATGGCTAGGACAGGGCCGAGCCCCGACAAGACACAACAGGCAGGTGTTGCGGGTGTCCCTGCAAGAACATGTTTCATCTTCATATCTTTTCATGGAGCAGTTGCAGCTCCACCACCACTACTATCAGAATCAAGACTCCATGTTTTTACTGGCGGAGAGCGTGGGTTACTCATTGGCTAGCTACTATACTTCTCTGGGTCTCTTTGTTATCTCTGTTCCTGGCCTTTGGTCCCTTATCAAACGCTCTGTTAAGTCCAAG ATTGTGCAGAAGACGTTTATAGGTGAAGGAGAAGGGAAGAAGGCACCGAACCAAGTTGCCGGagaaatattatctttctttaCTCGCAATAATTTTGTGGTCACTGATAGAGGAGAGACCATCAC GTTTGAAGGCATGATGGTTCCTAGCCGAGGCCAAGCAGCATTGCTTACTTTTTGCACCTGCATCAGCTTGGCAAGCGTTGCCCTTGTTCTTACTATAACATTTCCAGATTTTGGCAATAACTGGTTCTGGATTACCATTCTAAGTCCATTGGC AGGGGCATACTATTGGAAGCGAGCATCAAGAAAGGAGCAGATCAAGGTTAAAATGATGGTCGCTGATGATGGGACCTTAACCGAGATAGTAGTTCAAGGAGATGACCAGCAAGTAGATCAAATGAGGAAGGAGCTTCAGCTCAGTGAAAAAGGCATGGTCTATGTTAAGGGCTTGTTTGAGAGATGA